A region from the Vicia villosa cultivar HV-30 ecotype Madison, WI linkage group LG3, Vvil1.0, whole genome shotgun sequence genome encodes:
- the LOC131655183 gene encoding probable steroid-binding protein 3 yields the protein MEITAQQLSAYNGTDPSKPIYVAVKGRVFDVTTGKSFYGPGGAYAMFAGRDASRALAKMSKNEEDITSSLDGLTEKEIGVLNDWETKFVAKYPVVATLVD from the coding sequence ATGGAGATTACAGCACAGCAACTGAGCGCATACAACGGCACAGATCCATCGAAGCCGATATACGTCGCCGTGAAGGGTCGTGTGTTCGATGTCACCACCGGCAAATCGTTCTACGGTCCCGGCGGAGCCTACGCGATGTTCGCCGGCAGAGACGCGAGCAGAGCACTGGCGAAGATGAGCAAAAACGAAGAAGACATCACGTCGTCACTGGATGGACTCACCGAGAAGGAGATCGGAGTTCTCAATGATTGGGAAACGAAGTTCGTCGCTAAGTACCCTGTTGTTGCAACGCTTGTTGATTGA
- the LOC131655184 gene encoding uncharacterized protein LOC131655184, protein MTHSLSATILFALLIFTTGIWKAQTCELTTIGGGCPDLAKCMQTCLPCYKGIGQIKYYCRSGGFPILLPTCVCVMTKGAPCQVPGCPKPPTAALPANFNQTQMNITA, encoded by the exons atgaCCCACTCACTATCAGCTACTATACTCTTTGCCCTTCTCATATTTACTACAG GAATATGGAAGGCACAAACATGTGAACTAACAACGATTGGAGGTGGTTGTCCTGATCTTGCAAAATGCATGCAAACATGTCTACCATGTTATAAGGGCATAGGTCAAATCAAATACTATTGTCGCTCTGGAGGTTTTCCTATATTACTACCTACATGTGTTTGTGTAATGACCAAAGGTGCTCCCTGTCAAGTACCTGGCTGCCCTAAACCTCCTACAGCTGCCTTACCAGCCAACTTCAATCAAACTCAAATGAATATTACAGCTTAG